Proteins encoded within one genomic window of Cyanobacterium stanieri LEGE 03274:
- the serA gene encoding phosphoglycerate dehydrogenase — MAKVLVSDSVDEAGIKILTQVAQVDIKTGLSEDELTAIIPEYDALMIRSGTKVTEKVIQAADNLKIIGRAGVGVDNVHVPSATRKGIVVVNSPEGNTIAAAEHALAMMLSLSRHIPDANQSVKEGKWDRKSYIGSEVYKKTLGVVGLGKIGSHVAKVGKAMGMKILAYDPFISQERANQLGCTLVDLDILFSESDYITLHIPKTKETANLINAQSLAKMKPHARIINCARGGIIDEDALYETLKEGKIGGAALDVFASEPLGESKLRELGNNIILTPHLGASTAEAQVNVAIDVAEQIRDVLLGLPARSAVNIPGLSPDVMEKLRPYMRLAETLGNLVGQLAGDRVESLNVKLQGDLADNSSQPLVTASLKGLLSKALRERVNYVNAAIEAKERGIHLVETRDATIKDYSNSIYLEAVGTKGTHAVTGALLNDGEIRITSINGFPVNVPPNTYMLFTLHRDVPGIIGKIGSLLGNFNVNIASMQVGRKIVRGDAVMVLSIDDPLPEGVLPEILKVGGVTDAYTVSL; from the coding sequence AAAGGTTACAGAAAAAGTAATCCAAGCGGCCGATAACCTGAAAATTATTGGTAGAGCAGGGGTTGGAGTTGATAACGTCCATGTGCCATCGGCTACCCGTAAAGGGATTGTGGTGGTAAACTCCCCCGAAGGAAATACCATCGCAGCGGCTGAACACGCTTTGGCCATGATGTTGTCTCTTTCCCGTCACATTCCCGATGCCAATCAGTCAGTAAAAGAAGGAAAATGGGATCGTAAAAGTTATATCGGTTCTGAGGTTTACAAAAAAACCCTCGGGGTAGTAGGTTTAGGTAAAATCGGCTCCCATGTGGCAAAGGTTGGTAAAGCCATGGGTATGAAAATTTTAGCCTATGATCCTTTCATTTCCCAAGAAAGAGCCAATCAATTGGGTTGTACCCTCGTAGATTTAGACATTCTTTTCAGTGAATCTGATTATATTACCCTCCATATTCCTAAAACCAAAGAAACCGCTAACTTAATTAACGCCCAATCCCTTGCCAAAATGAAGCCCCACGCCAGAATTATTAACTGTGCTAGGGGTGGTATCATCGATGAAGATGCCCTTTATGAAACTCTTAAGGAAGGTAAAATAGGCGGTGCAGCCCTTGATGTGTTTGCCTCTGAGCCTTTAGGGGAATCTAAATTAAGGGAATTGGGTAATAATATTATTTTAACCCCTCACCTTGGTGCATCCACCGCCGAAGCTCAAGTAAACGTTGCCATTGACGTAGCCGAGCAGATTAGGGATGTATTACTCGGACTTCCTGCCCGTAGTGCGGTGAATATCCCAGGATTAAGCCCCGATGTCATGGAAAAATTACGTCCTTATATGCGTTTAGCTGAAACCCTCGGTAATTTGGTAGGACAATTAGCGGGCGATCGTGTGGAGAGCTTAAATGTTAAACTACAAGGAGACTTAGCAGATAATAGTAGTCAACCCCTTGTTACTGCCTCCCTCAAAGGTTTACTATCCAAAGCCCTCCGGGAAAGAGTTAACTATGTTAACGCCGCCATCGAAGCCAAAGAAAGAGGCATCCACCTAGTAGAAACCAGAGACGCCACCATCAAAGATTACAGTAACTCCATTTACCTCGAAGCCGTTGGCACTAAAGGCACTCACGCTGTAACTGGTGCTTTATTAAACGATGGCGAAATCCGTATCACCAGCATCAACGGATTCCCAGTCAACGTTCCCCCCAATACTTATATGTTATTTACCCTCCACCGTGATGTACCAGGTATTATTGGTAAAATCGGTTCTTTGTTGGGTAACTTTAACGTTAACATTGCCAGTATGCAAGTAGGGCGTAAAATCGTCCGTGGGGACGCTGTCATGGTACTCAGTATCGATGATCCTTTACCTGAGGGCGTTTTACCTGAAATCCTCAAGGTAGGCGGTGTTACCGATGCTTATACCGTAAGTTTATAA